In Oncorhynchus tshawytscha isolate Ot180627B linkage group LG06, Otsh_v2.0, whole genome shotgun sequence, the following are encoded in one genomic region:
- the LOC112252230 gene encoding E3 ubiquitin-protein ligase RNF126 isoform X1, giving the protein MSLASQRRHDIVYQCDLGFLLENHTRTKKMAEAPPWPSRFFCHRCSEEISPRLPDYTCPRCESGFIEELLEERRSENGSTSTISSGDQNQHPFENVDPSNIFTFPSGYGQFAMGVFDDSFDFGAGLGGAGLGGAGLGGAGLRTEDNRDAENRREREMASRQRYGARQPRGRHGVRRQAGRPEGVPTLEGIIQQLVNGIIAPAAVPNIGVGPWGVLHSNPMDYAWGANGLDAIITQLLNQFENTGPPPADGDKIMSLPTVLITQEHVGSGLECPVCKEDYSAGENVRQLPCNHLFHNDCIVPWLEQHDTCPVCRKSLSGLNTAMNPPGLSGMNFASSSAPPSSSSTSNENSANNS; this is encoded by the exons ATGAGTTTAGCTAGCCAACGTCGACATGACATCGTCTACCAGtgtgatttgggatttctattggagaatcATACT AGAACCAAAAAAATGGCGGAAGCACCTCCATGGCCCAGCCGGTTTTTCTGTCACCGATGTTCGGAAGAGATCAGCCCTCGTCTCCCC GATTACACATGTCCTCGGTGTGAATCTGGCTTTATCGAGGAACTGCTGGAGGAGAGACG CAGTGAAAATGGGTCCACATCCACCATCTCCAGTGGTGACCAGAACCAACATCCATTTGAG AATGTGGACCCTTCAAATATATTTACGTTCCCCTCGGGTTATGGCCAGTTTGCTATGGGTGTCTTTGACGACTCCTTTGACTTTGGAGCGGGGCTGGGAGGAGCTGGGTTGGGAGGAGCAGGGCTAGGAGGAGCTGGGTTGCGAACAGAGGACAACCGCGACGCAGAGAATCGACGAGAACGGGAGATGGCATCACGGCAGCGATACGGCGCCAGGCAACCTCGCGGTCGCCATGGCgtcaggaggcaggcagggagaccggagggagTGCCCACATTAGAGGG AATCATTCAGCAGCTAGTGAATGGAATAATCGCCCCTGCGGCAGTGCCAAATATTGGTGTGGGACCCTG GGGCGTGCTTCACTCAAACCCCATGGATTACGCCTGGGGTGCCAACGGACTAGATgcaatcattacacag TTATTAAATCAGTTTGAGAACACTGGTCCTCCGCCAGCTGATGGGGACAAAATCATGAGCCTTCCCACAGTCCTAATCACACAGGAGCATGTAG GCTCTGGTCTAGAATGTCCAGTGTGTAAAGAAGACTACAGTGCTGGAGAAAACGTTAGGCAACTTCCATGTAATCATTTGTTTCACAATGATTGCATAGTACCCTGGCTTGAACAG CACGACACATGTCCAGTGTGCAGGAAAAGCTTAAGTGGactgaacacagccatgaatcCTCCAGGTCTATCAGGGATGaactttgcctcttcctctgcaCCCCCGTCCTCCAGCTCAACCAGCAATGAGAACTCGGCCAACAACTCCTAA
- the LOC112252230 gene encoding E3 ubiquitin-protein ligase RNF126 isoform X2, giving the protein MAEAPPWPSRFFCHRCSEEISPRLPDYTCPRCESGFIEELLEERRSENGSTSTISSGDQNQHPFENVDPSNIFTFPSGYGQFAMGVFDDSFDFGAGLGGAGLGGAGLGGAGLRTEDNRDAENRREREMASRQRYGARQPRGRHGVRRQAGRPEGVPTLEGIIQQLVNGIIAPAAVPNIGVGPWGVLHSNPMDYAWGANGLDAIITQLLNQFENTGPPPADGDKIMSLPTVLITQEHVGSGLECPVCKEDYSAGENVRQLPCNHLFHNDCIVPWLEQHDTCPVCRKSLSGLNTAMNPPGLSGMNFASSSAPPSSSSTSNENSANNS; this is encoded by the exons ATGGCGGAAGCACCTCCATGGCCCAGCCGGTTTTTCTGTCACCGATGTTCGGAAGAGATCAGCCCTCGTCTCCCC GATTACACATGTCCTCGGTGTGAATCTGGCTTTATCGAGGAACTGCTGGAGGAGAGACG CAGTGAAAATGGGTCCACATCCACCATCTCCAGTGGTGACCAGAACCAACATCCATTTGAG AATGTGGACCCTTCAAATATATTTACGTTCCCCTCGGGTTATGGCCAGTTTGCTATGGGTGTCTTTGACGACTCCTTTGACTTTGGAGCGGGGCTGGGAGGAGCTGGGTTGGGAGGAGCAGGGCTAGGAGGAGCTGGGTTGCGAACAGAGGACAACCGCGACGCAGAGAATCGACGAGAACGGGAGATGGCATCACGGCAGCGATACGGCGCCAGGCAACCTCGCGGTCGCCATGGCgtcaggaggcaggcagggagaccggagggagTGCCCACATTAGAGGG AATCATTCAGCAGCTAGTGAATGGAATAATCGCCCCTGCGGCAGTGCCAAATATTGGTGTGGGACCCTG GGGCGTGCTTCACTCAAACCCCATGGATTACGCCTGGGGTGCCAACGGACTAGATgcaatcattacacag TTATTAAATCAGTTTGAGAACACTGGTCCTCCGCCAGCTGATGGGGACAAAATCATGAGCCTTCCCACAGTCCTAATCACACAGGAGCATGTAG GCTCTGGTCTAGAATGTCCAGTGTGTAAAGAAGACTACAGTGCTGGAGAAAACGTTAGGCAACTTCCATGTAATCATTTGTTTCACAATGATTGCATAGTACCCTGGCTTGAACAG CACGACACATGTCCAGTGTGCAGGAAAAGCTTAAGTGGactgaacacagccatgaatcCTCCAGGTCTATCAGGGATGaactttgcctcttcctctgcaCCCCCGTCCTCCAGCTCAACCAGCAATGAGAACTCGGCCAACAACTCCTAA